The following proteins come from a genomic window of Chloroflexota bacterium:
- a CDS encoding recombinase family protein yields the protein MPKPHDEVWRIRDKEGNVVRERAPTHQGLLLAFEMAARGESDKAIARALNEAGHRTCGTHGSNPFSKDTVRDMLQNRFYVGELPDGRSGWVKGRHGRIIPPELFEAAQEARSSRRHLPQTMPGKARHYSLSGVARCATCGNRLRVSNSLHPHLACARRLDSGTCREKSAGLGRLESQMAAYLKAFKLPQDYQEKMLALCHDKQPEAA from the coding sequence GTGCCGAAGCCCCATGATGAGGTCTGGCGTATCCGGGATAAGGAAGGGAATGTGGTGCGGGAGCGGGCACCCACCCACCAGGGGTTGCTGCTAGCCTTCGAGATGGCGGCCCGGGGAGAAAGCGACAAGGCTATTGCGAGGGCCCTGAACGAGGCGGGCCACCGGACATGTGGGACCCATGGCTCGAACCCCTTCTCGAAGGATACAGTGCGCGACATGCTGCAGAACCGGTTCTACGTCGGCGAGTTGCCTGACGGTAGGAGCGGCTGGGTGAAGGGAAGACACGGCCGGATCATCCCTCCTGAACTTTTTGAGGCGGCCCAGGAGGCACGGTCTAGCCGACGACATCTACCCCAAACCATGCCAGGCAAGGCCCGCCACTATTCACTTTCAGGGGTGGCCCGCTGCGCCACTTGTGGTAACCGGCTCAGAGTGTCCAACAGCCTTCACCCACACCTGGCTTGTGCGAGGCGGCTCGATTCCGGCACGTGCAGAGAGAAGAGCGCCGGGCTAGGGCGATTGGAGAGCCAGATGGCCGCATACCTCAAGGCCTTCAAGCTTCCCCAGGATTATCAGGAGAAGATGCTGGCTCTCTGCCACGACAAGCAGCCTGAAGCAGCCTGA
- a CDS encoding glycosyltransferase, whose translation MRLSDYEPIVGRSTLEELRLLAAKLSGKVIQNINSTFTGGGVAEILSRMLPLLGQLGVDARWSVIKGNQEFFQVTKKFHNALHGREERLSPQEFSLFMETNQKNMEELELYGDIIFVHDPQPVALVTRKKELGRKWIWRCHIDVSKPNQEVWNFLYRFVVQYDAAVFSAPAFSQQLPIRQVLISPSIDPLSDKNRELPQETVDAVLERYQLPREKPIITQVSRFDYLKDPIGVIQAFEMVRKSIDCCLILAGGTASDDPESDRVLAEVRERAEGNPDVHILAIPPNSDIDINALQRASTVIVQKSLKEGFGLTVSEALWKGKPVVASAVGGIPLQVKNKFTGLLSHGVEGTAYAIKQLLTNPEYARWLGENGRHHVKENFLITRHLRDYLLLFIALGHPEDILYL comes from the coding sequence GTGAGGCTATCGGACTACGAGCCCATTGTGGGCAGGAGCACCCTTGAGGAACTGAGGCTCCTGGCGGCCAAGCTCTCGGGGAAGGTCATCCAGAACATAAACTCCACCTTCACCGGGGGCGGGGTGGCGGAGATCCTGAGCCGCATGCTGCCCCTCTTGGGACAGTTGGGCGTGGACGCCCGCTGGAGTGTCATCAAGGGGAACCAGGAGTTCTTCCAGGTAACCAAGAAATTCCACAACGCCCTCCATGGCAGGGAGGAAAGGCTCTCCCCCCAGGAATTCTCCCTCTTCATGGAGACCAACCAGAAGAACATGGAAGAGCTAGAGCTCTACGGAGACATCATCTTCGTCCACGACCCCCAGCCGGTAGCCCTGGTGACAAGAAAGAAGGAGCTGGGCAGGAAGTGGATATGGAGGTGTCACATAGATGTCTCCAAGCCCAATCAGGAGGTCTGGAACTTCCTCTATCGCTTCGTGGTCCAGTATGATGCGGCGGTCTTCTCCGCCCCCGCCTTCTCCCAGCAGCTCCCCATCCGCCAGGTCCTCATCTCACCCTCCATCGACCCCTTGAGCGACAAGAACCGGGAGCTACCCCAGGAGACCGTTGACGCCGTTCTGGAAAGATACCAGCTTCCCCGGGAAAAGCCCATCATCACCCAGGTCTCCCGGTTTGATTACCTCAAGGACCCTATCGGGGTAATCCAGGCCTTTGAGATGGTGAGGAAGAGCATAGACTGCTGTCTTATCCTGGCTGGGGGCACGGCCAGCGATGACCCGGAATCAGACAGGGTCCTGGCGGAAGTAAGGGAAAGGGCCGAGGGGAACCCCGATGTCCATATCCTGGCTATCCCCCCCAACAGCGATATTGACATCAATGCCCTCCAGAGGGCCTCCACGGTCATCGTGCAGAAGTCGCTCAAGGAGGGCTTCGGGCTTACCGTGAGCGAGGCCCTGTGGAAGGGGAAGCCGGTGGTCGCCTCGGCTGTAGGCGGCATACCCCTTCAGGTGAAGAACAAGTTCACCGGGCTCCTCTCCCACGGAGTCGAGGGCACAGCCTACGCCATAAAGCAGCTCCTGACCAATCCCGAATATGCCCGGTGGCTCGGCGAGAACGGCCGACACCATGTCAAAGAGAACTTCCTCATCACCCGCCACCTCCGGGACTACCTTCTCCTCTTCATAGCCCTGGGCCACCCCGAGGACATCCTGTACCTGTAG